The following proteins are co-located in the Apis mellifera strain DH4 linkage group LG9, Amel_HAv3.1, whole genome shotgun sequence genome:
- the LOC100578529 gene encoding zinc finger protein 701, which produces MATLNMQQDILNQVIESEQQQEEIQLTELLPVKQSRIRENEIFKDTDANVDTTDALKILRSFTIVDNCCNDDEHKLCSVNLSFCRKIDQYEREKLQDNCKQLLEGNLQKKICEYDKKNVIDKTEIEKEKEKSNVQRFENESSIGRRKRKQIDKKSMIGDVIKSTKKRAIIDSIKSNKKEKSEENGNARSKNRLKLQENSYLENEKEINEQIESTTYLDLDKNNHLNDEIYVFRRELIDEEQEPNTNSKNIEETYKNANYTNTTDGILFDRVAISNEIADKTNIDEAAKQLIAVTIEENCIFNEKVANSKILLENSSKETKLNLYATTMNYLVDSENNNTMESSRFKVGEAHTNPSYGSDISKNIVVIESSSSSSSSSSSSSSLSSSSSLSSSMLSSSLSYSKKKNMNDNEDGRDEDEKIDIKAKEENQQKKYCCVVCEARFKGSGGLRNHYKIVHGAGPIFKCDECGKEFPLKERLKLHVRTHTGFKPYKCPECDKSFARGGQLVQHRRTHSQVKPYRCGLCSGTFTCAANLALHVKRHNGQKDHKCEICGRAFVRRDALKKHLECLHRDVKSFLCVICNKTFKGHLPQHMRTHARDRPHGCATCGQRFAQKSQLTVHQRTHSGQRPFRCLVCWQAFAHSTALKLHTRRHTGERPFKCAECNAGFTQLPHWKKHMKCIHGRNEPYACKKCKSFFRIKNDLECHEKTCHPESKTEHDVSNNRMDSITAPIIPTTSVSMTLQSTTSSLLSNEIITDKSSSFPSKYKIMSVERMRLLLAVLLKRISKQERLDELGFGKRLIDEVLYDSLLSAGKDPVVSNGLSELETLTKNLEIFLKWTVPKEHWEHFRKLNKTPEDILETLTAT; this is translated from the coding sequence atgGCTACGCTTAATATGcaacaagatattttaaatcaagtaATTGAAAGCGAACAACAACAAGAGGAAATTCAATTGACAGAATTATTACCGGTGAAACAATCACGAATCagagagaatgaaatttttaaagatacagATGCGAATGTTGATACGACCGATGCTTTAAAGATACTTCGAAGTTTTACCATCGTCGACAATTGTTGCAACGATGATGAACATAAGCTTTGCTCGgtcaatttatctttttgtaGGAAAATCGATCAATATGAGcgagaaaaattacaagacAATTGCAAACAATTGCTCGAAGGTAATCTGCAAAAGAAGATTTgcgaatatgataaaaaaaatgtaatcgaTAAGACcgagattgaaaaagaaaaagagaaaagcaaCGTCCAAAGATTTGAGAATGAATCAAGTataggaagaagaaaacgcaaacaaatcgataaaaaatcgaTGATTGGAGATGTAATAAAATCTACAAAGAAAAGAGCAATTATCGAttcaataaaaagtaataaaaaagaaaaaagtgaagaaaatGGCAACGCAAGGTCAAAGAATCGgttaaaattacaagaaaattcatatctcgaaaatgaaaaagagattaaCGAACAAATAGAATCAACGACTTATTTAGATCTTGACaagaataatcatttaaatgatGAGATTTACGTGTTTCGTCGTGAGTTGATAGACGAAGAACAGGAACCCAATACAAACTCGAAAAACATAGAGGAAACGTACAAAAATGCGAATTATACTAATACTACCGatggaatattattcgatcgagTAGCAATTTCTAACGAAATAGCGGACAAAACTAATATTGATGAAGCCGCCAAACAACTTATCGCCGTTactattgaagaaaattgcatatttaatgaaaaagtagcgaattcgaaaatattgctCGAGAATTCATCGAAAGAAACAAAGTTAAACTTATATGCAACAACGATGAATTATCTTGTAGacagtgaaaataataatacgatggAATCAAGTCGATTCAAAGTCGGAGAAGCTCATACGAATCCATCGTATGGATCAGATATCTCTAAGAACATAGTCGTTATCGAATCgtcgtcatcatcatcgtcgtcatcgtcgtcgtcgtcgtcattaTCATcctcatcatcattatcatcgtcAATGTTGTCGTCGTCACTctcatattcaaaaaaaaagaatatgaacgATAACGAGGATGGACGAGACGAGGACGAAAAGATTGATATCAAAgctaaagaagaaaatcagCAAAAAAAATACTGTTGCGTAGTTTGCGAGGCGCGATTTAAAGGTAGCGGAGGTCTTCGTAATCATTATAAGATCGTACATGGAGCAGGACCTATCTTTAAGTGTGACGAGTGTGGCAAAGAATTCCctttgaaagaaagattgaaaCTACACGTTAGAACACATACCGGATTCAAGCCGTATAAATGTCCAGAATGCGACAAAAGTTTTGCCAGAGGAGGACAATTGGTGCAGCATCGGCGTACTCACAGTCAAGTGAAACCGTACCGTTGCGGTTTATGTTCTGGCACGTTTACTTGTGCCGCGAATTTGGCATTGCACGTAAAACGACACAATGGTCAAAAAGATCATAAATGTGAGATTTGTGGTCGCGCGTTCGTTCGCCGAGACGCGCTCAAAAAGCATCTCGAATGCCTTCATAGAGAtgtaaaatcttttctttgcGTGATATGTAACAAAACTTTCAAGGGCCACCTACCTCAACATATGAGAACGCATGCGCGCGATCGGCCACATGGTTGCGCTACGTGTGGTCAAAGATTCGCTCAAAAATCTCAACTGACCGTCCATCAAAGAACGCACTCAGGACAAAGACCATTCAGATGTTTGGTTTGTTGGCAGGCATTTGCACATTCAACGGCTCTTAAACTTCATACAAGAAGACATACCGGTGAAAGGCCGTTTAAATGTGCCGAATGTAACGCCGGTTTCACTCAACTACCCCACTGGAAGAAGCATATGAAATGCATCCACGGCCGAAATGAGCCGTACGCTTGCAAAAAGTGTAAGAGTTTCTTTAGAATCAAAAACGATTTGGAATGTCACGAGAAAACCTGTCATCCTGAATCTAAAACTGAACACGacgtttcgaataatcgaatggACTCCATAACGGCACCGATAATACCGACAACATCAGTTTCGATGACCTTACAATCGACAACGTCATCCCTGCTCTCCAATGAAATAATCACCGACAAATCTTCCTCCTTCCCctccaaatataaaataatgtctGTCGAGAGGATGAGATTGTTGCTCGCTGTACTTCTTAAGAGGATTAGCAAACAAGAAAGATTGGACGAGTTAGGGTTTGGAAAACGATTAATCGACGAGGTTCTTTATGATTCTTTGTTATCCGCTGGCAAAGATCCGGTCGTGAGTAACGGTCTTTCGGAACTCGAAACTCTCACCAAGAATCTCGAGATATTTCTCAAGTGGACCGTACCCAAAGAACATTGGGAACATTTTCGCAAGTTGAATAAAACACCCGAAGATATCTTGGAAACACTTACCGCTACTTAA